One genomic segment of Occultella kanbiaonis includes these proteins:
- a CDS encoding APC family permease, which translates to MTEAEPSPTRLRQGIGAGLLFAFILGDVLGAGVYALTGELAADAGGLMWVPIVIAMGMALLTAGSYAELVTKYPRAGGSAIFAQRAFGRPVVSFLVGYCMLCAGIVSVAGLAIAFSGDYLATFLAVPVPVAAPIFLLLLALLNLRGIRESVTSNLVMTIIEVSGLVLVIVLVGLALGAGRGDVARVLEPPPGPGAGFAVLGAALLAFYSFVGFETSANVAEEVRDVSRVYPRALFGALIVAGVVYVLIALASAAMLPPQDLAGSSGPLLDVVNATGFSVPNWLFSAIALIAVANGALLTSIMSSRLTYGMADEGLLPTVFARLLPGRRTPWVAILATTALSALLAAVGTLELLAETVVLFLLFVFISTNLAVLMLRRDEPGHTHFRVPTVVPVLALVSCLILLVQQSWQVWALGGGLIIVGLVLHGLHRRFSDANE; encoded by the coding sequence ATGACCGAAGCCGAACCATCACCCACTCGTCTTCGGCAGGGCATCGGTGCGGGCTTGTTGTTCGCGTTCATCCTCGGTGACGTGCTCGGCGCCGGCGTCTATGCGTTGACCGGAGAGCTCGCTGCTGACGCGGGCGGTCTGATGTGGGTACCGATCGTCATCGCGATGGGCATGGCATTGCTGACTGCGGGCTCCTACGCCGAACTCGTCACGAAGTACCCGCGCGCCGGCGGGTCGGCCATCTTCGCCCAGCGCGCGTTCGGCCGACCGGTCGTCTCCTTCCTCGTCGGCTACTGCATGCTGTGTGCGGGCATCGTGAGTGTGGCGGGACTCGCGATCGCATTCAGCGGCGACTATCTGGCCACGTTCCTCGCGGTCCCCGTTCCCGTGGCCGCTCCCATCTTCCTGCTCCTGCTCGCCCTCCTGAACCTGCGTGGCATCAGGGAGTCGGTGACGTCGAACCTGGTGATGACCATCATCGAGGTCAGCGGTCTGGTTCTGGTGATCGTCCTCGTCGGACTGGCCCTCGGAGCAGGCCGGGGTGACGTGGCTCGGGTGCTGGAACCGCCGCCGGGTCCCGGGGCCGGCTTCGCGGTGCTGGGTGCTGCGCTCCTCGCGTTCTACAGTTTCGTCGGGTTCGAGACCTCGGCCAATGTGGCCGAGGAGGTTCGTGACGTCTCACGGGTGTACCCACGCGCTCTGTTCGGCGCCTTGATCGTGGCCGGTGTCGTCTACGTCCTCATCGCTCTCGCCTCGGCGGCGATGCTTCCGCCCCAGGACCTCGCCGGCTCGAGCGGTCCGCTGCTCGACGTCGTCAACGCCACCGGGTTCTCGGTCCCCAACTGGCTGTTCAGCGCGATCGCCCTGATCGCCGTCGCGAACGGGGCACTGCTGACATCGATCATGAGCTCCCGCCTCACCTACGGCATGGCCGACGAGGGGCTCCTACCCACCGTGTTCGCCCGGCTGCTGCCCGGGCGCCGCACCCCGTGGGTGGCGATCCTCGCGACAACGGCGCTGTCCGCGCTCCTGGCCGCGGTCGGCACCCTTGAACTGCTTGCCGAGACCGTCGTGTTGTTCCTGCTCTTCGTCTTCATCTCGACAAACCTGGCGGTCCTGATGCTGCGACGCGACGAACCCGGGCACACGCACTTCCGGGTCCCCACCGTTGTTCCGGTCCTCGCCCTGGTCAGCTGCCTGATCCTGCTGGTCCAACAGTCCTGGCAGGTGTGGGCGCTGGGTGGCGGCCTGATCATCGTCGGTCTCGTCCTGCATGGCCTCCATCG
- a CDS encoding FUSC family protein — MTRLTRWTHQTWLRQPRIALTLRAASAAGIAWTIVSLLPEAAAQYPYYAPFGAVIATTATVSSSVRESVQAVTAIALGGLTAGIVDLAIGTTSPLTVVLVAAIGVALAGLRWLGTMGGWVPTAAIFTLIIGHGDAAFAGSYAGLTLLGAGVGIAVNAAFPPLPMGPAARSIEATRERLAAQLGDLAQVLETTDFPAVADWEERHRDLDRARLTMRQAIAQALEARRANRRAKRYSDDIDALVREADAVERLTFVATDLGDLIVRDHFAPGPDGGPTRLPPDLRAPIVHSIRLLAGALTIMDVEARRDDLVSVDNELAELVRAACDRAGGPDDLILNSVLLALRRGLDTFGDGVKNTS; from the coding sequence ATGACCCGGCTCACGCGATGGACCCACCAGACGTGGCTCCGGCAGCCCCGGATCGCGCTGACGCTGCGGGCGGCCTCGGCGGCCGGGATTGCGTGGACGATCGTGAGTCTCCTGCCCGAAGCTGCGGCGCAGTACCCGTACTACGCGCCGTTCGGAGCGGTCATCGCCACGACCGCCACCGTGTCGAGCTCGGTCAGGGAGTCCGTGCAAGCCGTCACCGCCATCGCGCTCGGTGGCCTGACAGCGGGCATCGTGGACCTGGCGATCGGTACGACGTCTCCGCTCACGGTCGTCCTTGTGGCCGCGATCGGCGTGGCACTGGCCGGACTCCGGTGGCTCGGCACCATGGGGGGCTGGGTGCCGACGGCGGCGATCTTCACCTTGATCATCGGCCACGGCGACGCCGCCTTCGCGGGCTCCTACGCTGGCCTGACCCTGCTGGGCGCAGGCGTGGGCATCGCCGTCAACGCCGCCTTCCCGCCGCTCCCGATGGGCCCGGCCGCGCGCTCGATCGAGGCGACCCGGGAACGCCTCGCCGCTCAACTCGGTGATCTCGCGCAGGTTCTGGAGACGACCGACTTTCCCGCGGTGGCGGACTGGGAGGAACGGCACCGTGACCTCGATCGCGCCCGGCTCACGATGCGGCAGGCGATCGCGCAAGCACTGGAGGCCCGCCGGGCGAATCGCCGCGCCAAGCGCTACTCCGACGACATCGACGCGCTCGTGCGCGAGGCGGATGCGGTTGAGAGATTGACGTTCGTCGCGACCGACCTGGGTGACCTCATCGTGCGCGATCACTTCGCTCCCGGTCCCGATGGAGGGCCGACGAGGCTCCCACCGGATCTCCGGGCGCCGATCGTGCACTCCATCCGGCTGCTCGCGGGGGCACTCACGATCATGGACGTCGAGGCTCGGCGTGACGATCTGGTCAGTGTGGACAACGAACTCGCGGAACTCGTGCGGGCCGCATGCGACCG